The nucleotide window ACCAATGCCAACGGCGAGCTGGCCGGTGAGCTGGTGCAGGCACTCGCACCGGATATGGCGATTCCGATGGTGGGCACGCTCTCAGGGGACAGCGTCGTCTGGGTGGGCGGCCCCTTCACGCCGATCGGCGCGGCAGCGGATGCCCCGCAGATGATGTGGAAGGCCGTGGGGCGCGCCAACGGCAATGCCTGGACTGGCACGGTGGTGTGGATGATGGCCGGCGCCGACAGCGTGGTGCAGAGTGGCACCTGGACGGCGACCCGCACGCCCTGAGGGATTCCAGGCACCGGGTAAGACGAGGGCCGGCAGATCATTGCCGGCCCTTTGTCGTCCCGAACCTTCTCCGCGGCGCCGGGTAGAGGAAGGGACTTCCCGTTCAAGGAGTTGCGTTCCGTCCCATGACCGATTCCCCCGCCGTCCCGCAGCCCCAGCGGATCCTCCTCACCGGTGCCACCGGCTACGTCGGGGGGCGACTCCTGCCGCTCCTGGAAGAGCGGGGAGGGCGCATACGGTGCCTGGCCAGACGGCCGGAGGCGCTGACGTCGAGGGTGTCCGCGTTCACTGAGGTGGTGGCGGGCGACGTACTCGATCGCGCGACGCTCGAGCCTGCCCTGCGTGGCATCGACGTCGCCTATTACCTGGTGCACTCCATGGGTGCTACCGGATCGTTCGAGGAGGCCGATCGCGAGGCGGCACGGAACTTCGGCCAGGCGGCGAAAGCGGCGGGTGTGACCCGGATCATCTACCTCGGCGGCCTCGGGAACACGGAGGAAAAGCTTTCCTCGCACCTGCGCAGTCGCCAGGAAGTGGGGGAGATCCTGCGGGAGTCCGGGGTACCGGTGCTGGAATTCCGGGCGTCCATCGTGATCGGGTCAGGGAGCCTCTCCTACGAAATGATCCGCTCCCTGGTGGAACGCCTGCCGGTCATGGTGACGCCCAAATGGGTAAAGGTGCCGGCCCAGCCGATCGCCATCGACGACCTGCTCGCCTACCTGGTGGAAGCGCTCACCCTTCCGGTCTCGGCGTGTCGCATCTACGAGATCGGGGGCGCCGACCGCATGTCGTACGCCGAGGTCATGCAGGTCTATGCGAAGCTTCGCGGCCGGAAGGTCTGGATGATTCCCGTGCCGGTGCTCACGCCCTATCTGTCGAGCCTCTGGCTCGGGCTGGTCACTCCGCTCTACGCGCGGATCGGTCGCAAGCTCCTCGAGAGCGTGGTGCATTCAACAGTCGTCCGGGATGACACCGCGCTCAGGGTGTTCACAGTCCGCCCAATGGGGGTGGCGGACGCTGTCCGGCGCGCCCTCGTGCGGGAGGACCGGGAGATCGCGGCCACGCGCTGGTCCGACGCGCTCTCTTCCGGTGGCGAGCAGCCCTCCTGGGGCGGTGTCCAGTTTGGTCCGCGACTGGTCGACTCCCGGACGATTCGAGTCGCGGTGCCACCCGACCAGGCGTTCCGGCCGATTCAACAGATTGGCGGAGAGACGGGGTGGTACGCGTGGGACTGGCTCTGGCATGTTCGCGGCTTTCTCGACTTGCTGGCCGGCGGCGTCGGGATGCGCCGCGGCCGACCCTCGCCGACGGCGCTGCGGGTCGGTGATGCGGTTGACTTCTGGCGCGTGGAGGCGGTGGAGCCGAACCATCTCCTGCGACTCGCCGCCGAGATGAAGCTGCCGGGCCGGGCCTGGCTGGAGTTCGAGGTGACAGGCGACGCGTCTGGCTCGACGATCCGGCAGACCGCGAGCTTCGACCCGGTGGGGCCGCTCGGCCGCGCCTACTGGTACGCCCTGTATCCGATGCACCAGCTGGTATTCGGTGGGATGTTGCGGGCGATCGCACGGACGGCGGCCCGCACACCCTGAGACTGCCGCAGCCAGGATACGACGAAGGGCCGACGAGACATTGCCGGCCCTTTGTCATCTCCTAGGGCGCCACCGGGAGGCCGTCCGGCGTTCGCAGGATGACCGGTCCGAGGCCCAGTGCCTCGAGGCCCGGTCGGATCTTTTCGGCGTCCCCGACGACCACGATGTACACGTGGTTCGGGTCGATGGTGGTCCACGCCACCCGCTGCACGTCCGCAGCGGTGACCGCCAGGACCTGCTTTACGTAGCTGTCGTACCAGGTCAGAGGAAGGCCGTACGTAGTCACCTCAGCAATCTGGCCCGCCATTTCCCTCGTCGTCTCAAATGCCCCCGGCAGGCCAAAGGCGATGTAGTTCTTCGCCCGGGTGAGTTCCACCTCGCTCACCGGCTGGTCGCGAATGGCGTTGAGTTCCACGAAGAACTCGACCAGTGAACTGTCGGTCACGTTTGTCCGGACCGCGGCGGTGGCCCGGAAGGGGCCCGGAACCGGGTCGTAGCTGAATCCGGACCTGGCCCCATAGGTGTAGCCGCGCGTCTCGCGGAGATTCTGGTTCAGTCGGGAGGAAAAGGAGCCCCCCAGAATGGTGTTCATCACCTCGATCGCTGCATAATCGGGGTCGGTGCGGGAGACACCGGGGCCGCCGATGATGATGACGGATTGCGCCGCGCCGGGCTTGTCGACCAAAAAGATCGCGCGGCCGGCGGGCCGGCTCACCGCCGGTGCCGCCGGCGGCTCGGGTGTCGCCTTCTGAGCGGGCTTCCAGTCGCCGAATCGACGGGCAATCTCCGCTTGTGCCTCCGCCAGGGAGATATCCCCCGTGATGATGAATTCTGCCTGATCAGGCCTGGCCACCCGCTGCCAGAAGTCACGGACCACGGCCGAATCGAGCTGGGCGGTTGCGGAGGAGTCCCCTCCGAGCGGCCGGTGGTAGGGATGCGGATCGGGGAACACGATCGACATGAACGCGAGGCTGGCAAGGCTGCTCGGCTGGTCCCGCTGCTGGAGAATCCTGGCCAGGCGCAGATCCCGTTCCCGGGCGATATCCGCGGCCTTGAACGACGGGTGGAGGACCAGGTCGGCAACGAGGTCCAGTGCCGGCCCGATCGTGCGGCGCGGGGCGTTGAGGGTCACGTAGAGGTAGTTCCAGTCGGCACCGGTGGACAGATCGGCACCGAGAAACGCGGCCTCGGCCGAGATCTCAAAGGCAGTGCGCGATCCCGCGCCTTCGTCGAGCATGCCTGCGGTGAAGGTGGCGAGCCCTGGCATGGTGCCGTCCAGGCGGCCGCCGCCCTTCAGCAGGAGGTTCACCTGGACCAACGGCACCTCTCGCATGGGAACGACCCGAAGAGTGATCCCGTTCGGCAGGCGTGCCTGCTGCACCGCCGGCAGGGCCAGGCCGCTCGGGGGCGGGACGGCCGGAGCCTGGCTCCGGTCGAAGTCCTGCGCCGCCAGAATCGCCGGGCAGAACGCGGCAAGTACGAGGGCACCGGTGAGGGGCTTCACGGTGTTCCCCCGTTCGCCGCGGCCGCGAGTTCCGGCTTGCCCTGGGGTACGACACTCAGCATCACCCGTGGCGCCAGGAGGTATCGTTCCGTCACCCGTTGAATGTCCGCCGCCGTCACGGCCCGATATCGTGCAAGGTCCGCGGCGAATCCGTCGGCCGTGCCCGTCCTCACGTAGTAGCTGTTGAGCATGTCTGCCTTCCGGTTGACCGCCTCCAGTTGTCGCAGCATGTCTGTCTCGGTGGCGTTCATGGCCTGCTCCATTTCCCGCGCGGAAGGCCCCTCCGTGGCCAGCCGGCGGAGCTCATCCTCGATGACGGGCTGCACCTCGGCGAGAGTATGGTTTGGTCGGGCGGTCGCCACGATCCAGAACTGGCCTGCGAGTCGCATCCCGTCCTGATAGCTGGAGACCGAGGAGGCGATCTGCTTGTCGTAGACCAGCGCCTGGGTGAGGCGGCTGGTCTTGTCCCCGGTCAGCAGATAGGCGAGCAACTCCAGCGCCGCGTCGTCGGGCGCAAACGCCGGGGGGGTCGGCCAGACGTCATACACGCGGGGGAGTTGCACCCGGTCCTCCAGCACCCCCACCGTATCCCGGGGCAAGGAGGTGTTCGGTGCGATGCCCCGTTCGATGGCCGGCCCGCGCGGGATCTCTCCGAAATATTTGCGGGCCAGCTGCATCACCTCGGTGGGGTTCACGTCACCCGCAACCACCAACGAGGCATTGTTCGGGGCGTAGTAGCGACGGAAGAACTCCTTCACGTCCTCCGTGGAGGCGGCGGAGAGATCGGCCATCGAGCCGATCACGGGCCAGGAATAAGGGTGGCTTGACGGATAGAGCATCCGGAGGATCGTCTCGGTGGCCAGCCCGTACGGTTGGTTCTCATAGCTCTGCCTGCGCTCGTTCTTCACCACATCACGCTGGAGGTCGACTTTGTCCGGGGTCATGGTGGGGAGCAGCCAACCCATCCGGTCCGCCTCCAGCCAGAGCATGAGCGGCATCGCGGTGGCGGGACCCCACTCGAAATAGTTGGTGCGGTCTTCGGTCGTGGATCCGTTGTTGTCGGCTCCGGCCGCCTCGAGCAGCCGGTCGAACGCGGGGTACTCGGCATTCTCGGAGCCCATGAACATCAGGTGCTCGAATAGATGCGCGAACCCGGTCCGCCCGACCTTCTCATCGCCCGACCCCACGTGGTACCACACATTCACCGAGACGACCGGCACCGAGCGGTCCTCATGGACGATGATCGTGAGCCCGTTGTCGAGGGTGTCCACGGTGACCGGCACGCGAAGGACCGTCGTCTGCGCGGCCACCTGGGGGCCGAGTAGCATGCCGATCAGCAGTCCACAGCCTGAAATGGTTGAACGGATCACGGAAGCGCTCCTGGCGGTTGCATCGATTCGGGGAATTTGAGCCGGCCGCACCAGATTTGGCTAGGGCCTGCCTGCTCCGGGGACCGGATGGCACTCGCACGGCATCGGTGTATGCTTGTGAGGGTTCAGATGAGCATCGCGCCCGAAGGCAGAGGAGCCTGATCGATGACTGCCTCAACAGTGGCACCGAATCGCCGCTCGGCGCACGCCGCCCTGACCGCCGCCGGTGGTCTCGGCATCGTGGCCCTCCTCCTGCCATTCACGCTGGACACCTCGCCCTACGGGGCCCTGACGGAGTGGGGACTCTGGCGCCTGGTGCTCCCGGCGTTCCTCGTGGCGTTCATCCTGCCTGCCTCCCTCCGCTGGATGACGGCCGGTACCTTGTCCGGACGGGCACGAAGCATCGGGTATGCCCTCGCCGCCGGGGCGGCCGTGCTCATCCTCCTCTCTTACCTGCAGCTGGAAGCCTGGCCCGACGGCCCCGCCCAGTGGGTGGCCGTCGTGGGGCCGGTGCTCATTCTCGGGTTCGGCGCGACCCTCCTCGTGCGAACCAGGGGCCCCGGTCGGCTCGGCGGGTACACCCCCATCATGGCACTCCAGGTGGTGTACATCGCGAATGCCATGCTGGCGCTCGGGGCATCCTTCCCCGACTGGCAGGTCGGCGCCTACTGTATCGTGGTCACGATCATGGCGTACGCACTCCAGATCGACCTGGTGCGTCACACGCCTGGTTCCTCCATCGCAGACGCGAGCGGGGACCCGTGATCTGACGGCGCCTGTTCGGTACAGGGATCCGGCCCCTAGCGGAATCTCCTGATACGGGACAGAATTTTTACTATTATTCAAGCCTGGTCTGCCCGTGACGGAATTCACCTGCGATGTCGTGCCTGTCACGTCCACCTTGATGGAGAGCCTCCTATGCCGACGTATATCATCGAACGCGTGGTCCCCGGTGCCGGAAGTCTTTCGATGGCCGATCTCAAGGGCATCAGCCAGAAGTCCTGCAGCGTCCTGTCCGAGCTGGGACCCACTATCCAGTGGCAGCATAGCTACGTGGTCGGCGACATGATCTACTGTGTGTACGACGCGCCCAACGAGGCGATGGTCCGCGAGCATGCGAAGATGGGAGGGTTCCCTGCCAACAAAGTGTCCGAAGTGAAGGTGATCATCAGCCCGAAGACCGCGGACTAGGCGGCGGCCTCGACTCCCACTGGACACGGAGCGCACCTTGGAACTACGCACTCCTGCCGCCGGCCACCGACGATTCGACCAGATGGCTGGTACCTGGGAAGGCGAAGAGACGATGTACCCCTCTCCCTGGGATCCGCAGGGTGGCACCGCGATCGGCCAGACGGTCGGCCGAGTCGCGGTCGGTGGCTTC belongs to Gemmatimonadales bacterium and includes:
- a CDS encoding DUF4242 domain-containing protein encodes the protein MPTYIIERVVPGAGSLSMADLKGISQKSCSVLSELGPTIQWQHSYVVGDMIYCVYDAPNEAMVREHAKMGGFPANKVSEVKVIISPKTAD
- a CDS encoding pitrilysin family protein, producing MKPLTGALVLAAFCPAILAAQDFDRSQAPAVPPPSGLALPAVQQARLPNGITLRVVPMREVPLVQVNLLLKGGGRLDGTMPGLATFTAGMLDEGAGSRTAFEISAEAAFLGADLSTGADWNYLYVTLNAPRRTIGPALDLVADLVLHPSFKAADIARERDLRLARILQQRDQPSSLASLAFMSIVFPDPHPYHRPLGGDSSATAQLDSAVVRDFWQRVARPDQAEFIITGDISLAEAQAEIARRFGDWKPAQKATPEPPAAPAVSRPAGRAIFLVDKPGAAQSVIIIGGPGVSRTDPDYAAIEVMNTILGGSFSSRLNQNLRETRGYTYGARSGFSYDPVPGPFRATAAVRTNVTDSSLVEFFVELNAIRDQPVSEVELTRAKNYIAFGLPGAFETTREMAGQIAEVTTYGLPLTWYDSYVKQVLAVTAADVQRVAWTTIDPNHVYIVVVGDAEKIRPGLEALGLGPVILRTPDGLPVAP
- a CDS encoding pitrilysin family protein, whose product is MIRSTISGCGLLIGMLLGPQVAAQTTVLRVPVTVDTLDNGLTIIVHEDRSVPVVSVNVWYHVGSGDEKVGRTGFAHLFEHLMFMGSENAEYPAFDRLLEAAGADNNGSTTEDRTNYFEWGPATAMPLMLWLEADRMGWLLPTMTPDKVDLQRDVVKNERRQSYENQPYGLATETILRMLYPSSHPYSWPVIGSMADLSAASTEDVKEFFRRYYAPNNASLVVAGDVNPTEVMQLARKYFGEIPRGPAIERGIAPNTSLPRDTVGVLEDRVQLPRVYDVWPTPPAFAPDDAALELLAYLLTGDKTSRLTQALVYDKQIASSVSSYQDGMRLAGQFWIVATARPNHTLAEVQPVIEDELRRLATEGPSAREMEQAMNATETDMLRQLEAVNRKADMLNSYYVRTGTADGFAADLARYRAVTAADIQRVTERYLLAPRVMLSVVPQGKPELAAAANGGTP
- a CDS encoding SDR family oxidoreductase, which produces MTDSPAVPQPQRILLTGATGYVGGRLLPLLEERGGRIRCLARRPEALTSRVSAFTEVVAGDVLDRATLEPALRGIDVAYYLVHSMGATGSFEEADREAARNFGQAAKAAGVTRIIYLGGLGNTEEKLSSHLRSRQEVGEILRESGVPVLEFRASIVIGSGSLSYEMIRSLVERLPVMVTPKWVKVPAQPIAIDDLLAYLVEALTLPVSACRIYEIGGADRMSYAEVMQVYAKLRGRKVWMIPVPVLTPYLSSLWLGLVTPLYARIGRKLLESVVHSTVVRDDTALRVFTVRPMGVADAVRRALVREDREIAATRWSDALSSGGEQPSWGGVQFGPRLVDSRTIRVAVPPDQAFRPIQQIGGETGWYAWDWLWHVRGFLDLLAGGVGMRRGRPSPTALRVGDAVDFWRVEAVEPNHLLRLAAEMKLPGRAWLEFEVTGDASGSTIRQTASFDPVGPLGRAYWYALYPMHQLVFGGMLRAIARTAARTP